One window from the genome of Rickettsiella endosymbiont of Xylota segnis encodes:
- the thrS gene encoding threonine--tRNA ligase, translating to MPIITLLDGTQRTVANGDTIYQIAEQIGPSFAKSAIAAEVDGQLVDLSYSIRKNINLKILTSSDPESLVIVRHSTAHLLAYAVKQLFPTVQIVIGPAIENGFYHDFALSHTFTPDDLVKIEQRMHELVKLDLPIQRSTVSREEAIKLFRDLGEEYKAEMINAIPEKEVLSLYREGDFLDLCRGPHVPSTGKLKVFKLTHVAGAYWRGDAKNEMLQRIYGTAWLKESDLKDYLYRLEEAEKRDHRKLAKQLDLFHIQEEAPGMVFWHPRGWIVYQIIEQYIRARLQVVGYQEIRTPQLLARQLWEKSGHWDKFFKEMFTTATENTEFAIKPMNCPGHIQIFNQGIKSYRDLPLRFAEFGSCHRNEPSGALHGLMRVRGFVQDDAHIFCTEDQIQAEVAAFIDLLYSVYADFGFNEVILKLATRPEARVGSDESWDKAEKALAQALDAREGVTWTYSPGEGAFYGPKIEFSLKDCLGRIWQCGTIQVDFSMPERLGAEYVNEQGERKTPVMLHRAILGSIERFIGILIEHYAGHFPLWLAPIQVVIMTITDKQHDYASKIAQELERLGLRIKLDLRNEKISFKIREHSLQKVPYQLVIGAKEVDTKQVTIRRQTGDDLGSMSVHTFYQMIQQAIVPQSRIDTEK from the coding sequence ATGCCTATTATTACCTTATTAGACGGAACACAGCGTACTGTTGCTAATGGGGATACAATTTATCAAATAGCTGAACAAATCGGGCCTAGTTTCGCAAAATCTGCTATAGCTGCAGAAGTAGATGGGCAACTTGTTGATTTATCTTATTCCATTAGAAAAAATATTAATTTAAAAATACTTACTTCGTCTGATCCTGAATCACTAGTGATTGTTCGACATTCGACAGCCCACCTACTCGCCTATGCGGTTAAACAATTATTTCCAACTGTGCAGATAGTTATTGGACCTGCTATAGAAAATGGATTTTATCATGATTTCGCTTTATCACACACTTTTACACCGGATGATTTGGTCAAGATAGAACAGCGAATGCATGAGTTGGTTAAACTGGATTTACCTATACAACGATCTACGGTGTCTAGAGAAGAAGCTATCAAGTTATTCCGTGATTTAGGAGAAGAATATAAAGCAGAGATGATTAATGCAATTCCAGAAAAAGAGGTATTGTCACTATATCGAGAAGGAGATTTTCTTGATCTGTGTCGTGGACCTCATGTACCCAGTACGGGTAAGCTTAAAGTCTTTAAATTAACGCATGTTGCAGGTGCTTATTGGCGCGGTGATGCCAAAAATGAAATGCTGCAACGTATCTATGGTACTGCTTGGTTAAAAGAAAGTGATTTAAAAGATTACTTATATCGCTTAGAAGAAGCTGAAAAGCGTGATCATCGCAAATTGGCAAAACAATTAGATTTATTTCATATCCAAGAAGAAGCGCCAGGTATGGTGTTTTGGCATCCTCGTGGCTGGATTGTATATCAAATTATCGAACAATACATTCGTGCACGTTTGCAAGTAGTAGGCTATCAAGAAATACGTACACCACAATTACTTGCGCGCCAACTTTGGGAAAAATCAGGTCATTGGGATAAATTTTTTAAAGAAATGTTTACCACAGCTACGGAAAATACCGAATTTGCAATTAAGCCGATGAACTGTCCGGGACATATCCAAATTTTTAATCAAGGTATAAAAAGTTACCGCGATCTTCCTCTGCGTTTTGCGGAATTTGGTTCTTGTCATCGTAATGAGCCTTCGGGTGCATTACATGGTTTAATGCGCGTACGTGGCTTTGTACAAGACGATGCACATATATTCTGCACAGAAGATCAGATTCAAGCGGAAGTAGCGGCTTTTATTGATTTGCTTTATAGCGTCTATGCCGATTTTGGCTTTAATGAAGTTATTCTTAAATTAGCCACACGCCCAGAAGCACGTGTCGGTTCAGATGAAAGCTGGGATAAAGCTGAAAAAGCTTTGGCGCAAGCCTTAGATGCCCGCGAAGGGGTAACATGGACTTATTCACCCGGTGAAGGGGCTTTCTATGGTCCAAAAATCGAGTTTTCTTTAAAAGATTGTTTAGGTCGTATTTGGCAATGCGGCACCATTCAAGTTGATTTTTCTATGCCGGAACGATTAGGTGCTGAATATGTAAACGAGCAAGGTGAGCGTAAAACGCCGGTTATGTTGCATAGAGCTATTTTAGGCTCTATAGAGCGTTTTATAGGTATACTCATTGAGCATTATGCGGGTCATTTCCCTTTATGGTTAGCTCCTATACAAGTGGTTATCATGACTATCACCGATAAACAACACGATTATGCCAGTAAAATAGCTCAGGAATTAGAGCGTTTAGGGCTAAGAATCAAGTTGGACTTGAGAAATGAGAAGATCAGCTTTAAGATTCGCGAACATAGTTTGCAGAAGGTTCCTTATCAACTCGTGATAGGAGCTAAGGAAGTCGATACAAAACAAGTCACCATACGTAGACAAACAGGGGATGATTTGGGTAGTATGTCGGTCCATACGTTTTATCAGATGATTCAGCAGGCTATTGTGCCGCAAAGTCGAATCGATACGGAGAAATAG
- the rpmI gene encoding 50S ribosomal protein L35: MPKLKSHRGAAKRFKPTANGYKCAQSHHNHILTKKDTKRKRNLRHTNLVNPSDVRAVERMLQGS; encoded by the coding sequence ATGCCAAAGTTAAAAAGTCACCGAGGCGCTGCAAAGCGTTTTAAGCCCACAGCGAACGGTTATAAATGTGCGCAATCACACCATAACCATATCCTTACTAAGAAAGATACTAAGCGCAAGCGTAACTTGCGTCATACAAATTTAGTTAACCCCAGTGACGTACGTGCTGTCGAACGTATGTTACAAGGTTCATAG
- the rpmE gene encoding 50S ribosomal protein L31: MQQDIHPAYNVVTVTCSCGNSFKTRSTLGEPALTIEVCSKCHPFYTGKQKIVDTSGRVDKFKQKYGKRTLKATDKADPEAA; the protein is encoded by the coding sequence ATGCAGCAAGATATCCATCCAGCCTATAACGTAGTTACAGTTACATGTAGTTGTGGTAATAGTTTCAAGACCCGTTCTACTTTAGGTGAGCCCGCTCTTACTATAGAAGTATGTTCAAAATGTCACCCTTTTTACACGGGTAAACAAAAAATTGTTGATACCAGTGGTCGTGTAGATAAATTTAAACAAAAATACGGCAAACGTACCCTTAAGGCCACCGATAAGGCTGACCCAGAAGCTGCTTAA
- a CDS encoding MFS transporter: protein MPRKRIDLFPWLVCGLGAFFYCYEYFLRILPSVMTEDLLKMFNISGVAFGNLVAFYYYAYTPMQLPVGMMMDRFGPRKLLAFACLVCAIGTYLFAHHYLATAQVGRFLVGFGSAFAFVGVLKLAAIWFPPSRFAFIAGMATSLGMIGAMTGDIILSKLVFSLGSNVTLYIAATVGILLTVCLWYIIPESNGMKSTEKSAKPALTYKAFFQAVLKLCKNPQMWLVGAIGSLLYLSLSAFAEVWGIPYLIRTYGLSNSTAALNISFIFLGWAIGCPLVGWISDKIGNRRRPIIIGALLGAVSFTLLIYFPFMVHHYLGLLLLIFGLCSSAQVVIFPIARELNVPGLAGTAIAVTNLLVMSGGALFQPLVGKILDVFTGTHVRGNLMAFSIESFQHALTIIPVAFVIAAILAVFVKETRGVVVDAPLDVVDNARPLSQMH from the coding sequence ATGCCGAGAAAACGTATTGACCTTTTTCCCTGGTTAGTATGTGGCTTAGGGGCTTTTTTTTACTGTTATGAATATTTTTTGCGAATCTTGCCGAGTGTGATGACGGAAGATTTACTAAAAATGTTCAATATCAGTGGTGTAGCATTTGGAAATTTAGTTGCTTTCTACTACTACGCTTACACGCCTATGCAATTACCCGTAGGCATGATGATGGATAGGTTTGGTCCTCGAAAGCTATTAGCTTTTGCATGTTTAGTTTGTGCTATAGGTACTTATTTATTTGCTCATCATTATCTGGCCACTGCGCAAGTGGGTCGTTTCTTAGTGGGATTTGGTTCTGCATTTGCTTTTGTAGGCGTATTAAAGTTGGCTGCAATATGGTTTCCGCCTTCACGCTTTGCATTTATTGCCGGCATGGCGACTTCTCTGGGAATGATAGGTGCAATGACGGGTGATATTATTTTATCTAAACTCGTATTTTCTCTAGGATCTAATGTAACACTCTATATTGCTGCAACCGTAGGCATATTACTTACGGTATGTTTATGGTATATCATCCCCGAAAGCAATGGCATGAAAAGCACAGAGAAATCTGCTAAACCAGCGCTTACCTATAAAGCTTTCTTTCAAGCAGTGTTGAAATTATGTAAAAATCCTCAAATGTGGTTGGTAGGGGCCATAGGAAGCCTTTTATATTTATCGCTATCTGCATTTGCTGAAGTTTGGGGAATTCCTTACTTGATTCGAACCTATGGTTTATCTAACTCAACCGCAGCGCTTAATATTTCATTTATTTTTTTAGGTTGGGCTATCGGTTGTCCTTTAGTAGGTTGGATCTCAGATAAAATAGGAAATCGACGTCGTCCCATTATTATTGGTGCTTTATTAGGCGCGGTATCATTTACTTTACTCATTTATTTTCCCTTTATGGTTCATCATTATTTGGGACTTTTATTACTTATTTTTGGTCTTTGTAGTTCTGCACAAGTTGTTATTTTTCCTATTGCTCGAGAACTTAATGTTCCAGGTTTAGCGGGTACTGCTATTGCAGTGACTAACTTGTTAGTTATGTCTGGAGGTGCTTTATTCCAACCCTTAGTAGGAAAAATTTTAGATGTGTTCACAGGTACGCATGTTAGAGGTAATTTAATGGCTTTCTCGATAGAAAGTTTTCAACATGCGTTGACAATTATTCCTGTTGCATTTGTTATTGCTGCCATATTGGCCGTCTTTGTCAAAGAAACACGGGGTGTTGTGGTTGATGCACCATTAGATGTAGTGGATAATGCTAGACCTTTAAGTCAGATGCATTAA
- a CDS encoding YbaB/EbfC family nucleoid-associated protein, protein MNMKVDLDTLLKQAQDMQSKMQSAQAELAQIVVTGEAGGGMVKVEMDGRHTVKSIWLDPASLKEPKEFVEELLVGAFNAALKEIEQASRQKLNDLTSLMQTKFSSDIATTTTK, encoded by the coding sequence ATGAATATGAAAGTTGACCTAGACACGCTTTTAAAACAAGCCCAAGACATGCAGTCCAAGATGCAATCTGCTCAAGCCGAATTAGCACAAATCGTGGTTACCGGAGAAGCAGGTGGTGGTATGGTTAAAGTTGAAATGGATGGTCGACATACGGTGAAGTCCATTTGGCTAGATCCGGCTTCGTTAAAGGAACCGAAAGAATTTGTCGAAGAATTGCTGGTAGGCGCATTTAATGCCGCACTAAAAGAAATTGAACAAGCATCACGTCAAAAATTAAATGACTTAACCAGTCTTATGCAAACAAAATTTAGCAGTGATATAGCAACGACGACAACTAAATAA
- the infC gene encoding translation initiation factor IF-3, whose translation MQHRPGGAGQPRSGANNAKKVRINGEIRAPQVRLIGPEREQLGVVSLDKALREAEEAGLDLVEIVPTAVPPVCRIMNLGKYVFELNKQKSAQKKKQKRIQLKEIKFRPVTEEGDYQVKLRNLIRFLQQGDKAKITVRFRGREIAHLHLGAKLIERLEKDLVAYAVIDDKPKMEGRQMVLVVSPKKTK comes from the coding sequence ATTCAGCATCGACCAGGAGGGGCAGGGCAGCCTAGGTCAGGGGCCAACAATGCAAAGAAGGTTAGGATTAATGGCGAGATTCGCGCTCCCCAAGTCAGGTTAATAGGCCCTGAGCGTGAGCAGTTAGGCGTGGTTTCTTTAGATAAGGCATTACGAGAGGCTGAAGAGGCTGGTCTTGACTTAGTAGAAATTGTACCGACAGCTGTTCCTCCCGTTTGTCGGATTATGAATCTTGGAAAATATGTATTTGAATTGAATAAGCAAAAATCAGCACAAAAGAAAAAGCAAAAGCGCATTCAATTGAAAGAAATTAAGTTTCGACCCGTAACGGAAGAGGGAGATTATCAGGTCAAGCTACGCAACCTGATACGTTTCCTGCAACAGGGCGATAAAGCTAAAATTACGGTACGATTTCGGGGTCGTGAAATCGCCCATTTGCACTTAGGCGCTAAGCTTATCGAACGTTTAGAAAAGGATTTGGTTGCTTATGCCGTGATCGATGATAAACCTAAAATGGAAGGTCGGCAGATGGTGTTAGTGGTTAGCCCAAAAAAAACTAAGTAG
- the rplT gene encoding 50S ribosomal protein L20, which translates to MPRVKRGVTARARHKKILKAAKGYKGARSRVIRAAKQAVTKAGQYAYRDRKQKKRDFRALWIVRINAGVREHGMIYSRFIAGLSKAEIVVDRKILADLAITDKATFAQLVEKAKQALA; encoded by the coding sequence ATGCCAAGAGTGAAACGTGGGGTAACTGCAAGAGCCCGACATAAAAAAATCCTAAAAGCAGCTAAGGGTTATAAGGGCGCGCGTAGTCGCGTCATTAGAGCAGCGAAGCAGGCAGTTACAAAAGCAGGTCAGTACGCTTATCGTGATAGAAAGCAAAAGAAGCGTGACTTTCGTGCACTGTGGATAGTACGTATTAATGCCGGAGTACGTGAACATGGTATGATTTATAGCCGTTTTATTGCGGGTCTTAGCAAAGCAGAAATCGTCGTTGATCGTAAAATTTTAGCGGATTTAGCTATTACCGATAAAGCTACTTTTGCGCAGCTCGTAGAAAAAGCTAAACAAGCTTTAGCTTAA
- the dnaX gene encoding DNA polymerase III subunit gamma/tau, which translates to MSYQVLARKYRPQSFDQLIGQESTCRILKNALNTQRIHHAYLFTGTRGVGKTTLARLLAKCLNCQTKITPEPCNQCATCLAINTNRFTDLIEVDAASRTKVEDTRDLLADVHYAPSQGRYKIYLIDEVHMLSSHSFNALLKTLEEPPPHVVFLLATTDPQRLPATILSRCLQFHLKIISAAQISDHLANVLKNENIPYELAALSPLAQAARGSLRDALSLLDQAIAYTNQNLTKQDINTLLGHVANTEVTSLLEALILEDTTQLWSLVESLNELAVDFSWVIDELITFLHDMALSQRFKTETNYPQAVINLAKKLSPEDIQLYYQIVLLSQRDLTLAPTPRLGFEMMLLRLLAFKPGIEQTEHRLTKSIQPIVTEKKPNAARKIEQAIDQKQQKNLHWPTLIKQLNLTGLTYALAQQCALQSYQDNHISLCLDPRQAALRSVKQEAKLAQVLSDYFKQPTTLAIILGAADLATPARLEQQYKSQRLEQTAAALQEDPTIQALMQTFDAKLQPESIQLLDED; encoded by the coding sequence ATGAGTTATCAAGTCCTTGCGCGAAAATATCGGCCTCAATCATTCGATCAGCTAATTGGTCAAGAATCTACTTGCCGCATCCTAAAAAATGCACTGAATACACAACGAATTCATCATGCTTACCTTTTTACGGGCACGCGCGGGGTTGGGAAAACAACCTTAGCACGTTTACTTGCTAAATGTTTAAATTGTCAAACCAAGATCACGCCTGAACCTTGTAATCAATGTGCAACATGCCTTGCGATTAATACGAATCGTTTTACCGATCTCATTGAAGTAGATGCTGCATCACGCACCAAAGTAGAGGATACACGTGATCTATTGGCTGATGTTCACTATGCCCCCAGCCAAGGCCGCTATAAAATATATCTTATTGACGAAGTGCATATGCTTTCTTCACATAGTTTTAATGCCTTATTAAAAACTCTCGAAGAACCTCCACCCCATGTCGTTTTTTTATTAGCAACGACTGATCCGCAACGTTTACCTGCCACGATACTTTCGCGCTGTCTACAGTTTCATTTGAAAATTATTTCAGCTGCGCAAATCAGCGACCACCTCGCTAACGTACTAAAAAATGAAAATATTCCTTATGAACTCGCTGCACTATCACCACTTGCGCAAGCGGCACGAGGTAGTTTACGTGACGCGTTAAGTTTATTGGATCAAGCAATAGCTTATACCAATCAAAATCTTACCAAACAGGATATCAATACCTTACTCGGCCATGTCGCTAACACCGAAGTGACTAGTTTACTTGAAGCATTGATTTTAGAAGATACTACGCAACTTTGGTCCCTAGTCGAAAGCTTAAACGAGCTCGCTGTAGATTTTTCATGGGTTATTGATGAGCTCATTACTTTTTTACATGATATGGCGCTGAGTCAACGGTTTAAGACCGAAACTAACTATCCCCAGGCTGTTATTAATTTAGCCAAAAAACTTTCACCTGAAGACATTCAACTTTATTACCAAATTGTTTTATTAAGTCAACGTGATCTAACGCTGGCACCCACCCCTCGACTAGGCTTTGAGATGATGTTGCTTAGGCTGCTCGCTTTTAAACCTGGGATTGAGCAGACTGAGCACCGCTTAACAAAATCAATTCAACCGATTGTGACAGAAAAAAAACCCAACGCTGCGCGCAAAATAGAGCAAGCAATAGACCAAAAGCAACAAAAGAACTTGCACTGGCCTACACTCATCAAACAATTGAACTTAACGGGCTTAACCTATGCCCTCGCCCAGCAGTGTGCTTTACAGTCTTATCAAGACAACCACATTTCTTTATGCTTAGACCCTAGACAAGCCGCACTTCGCAGTGTTAAACAAGAAGCCAAGTTAGCGCAAGTGCTTTCAGACTATTTCAAGCAACCCACCACATTAGCGATTATTCTTGGTGCTGCCGATTTAGCGACTCCCGCACGTCTGGAACAACAGTACAAATCACAGCGTTTAGAGCAAACGGCAGCCGCATTACAAGAAGATCCTACTATTCAAGCGCTTATGCAAACATTTGATGCTAAACTACAGCCTGAGTCTATTCAGCTTCTGGATGAAGATTGA
- the uvrB gene encoding excinuclease ABC subunit UvrB, which yields MSKPFELTSNFKPAGDQPIAIKELIHGLEAGLAYQTLLGVTGSGKTFSIAHVMQKIQRPVLILAPNKTLAAQLYGEMRSFFPHNAVEYFVSYYDYYQPEAYVPTTDTFIEKDAAVNEHIEQMRLSATKSLLERRDVVIVATVSAIYGLGDPNTYIDMMLHMRRGDQIDQRFILRRLTELQYSRNDMDFRRATYRVRGDVIDVYPAESAEEAVRIELLDDTIEHLGYFDPLTGELLRRVPRLTIYPKTHYVTPRDKILNAVESIKIELKERLAQLHAANKLVEFQRLEQRTRFDIEMLLELGYCNGIENYSRYLSGRAAGQPPPTLMDYLPKDALLVIDESHVTVPQLGAMYKGDRSRKETLVEYGFRLPSALDNRPLQFQEFSDLAFQTIYVSATPSIYEIEHSGAVVEQVIRPTGLVDPLLEVRPVATQVDDLLSEINRCVAKNERVLVTTLTKRLSEDLTEYLAEHGVKVRYLHSDIDTVERVEIIRDLRLGKFDVLVGINLLREGLDMPEVALVAILDADKEGFLRSERSLIQTIGRAARHIDGRAILYADKITGSMQKAIAETERRRTKQLAFNKKHHITPKGIAKAVHDILEGARSDVSTNKQHLLKVAEEQAYYAALSPEELAKKIKQLEREMFNYAKNLQFEEAAEVRDQLKKLKEKIMGID from the coding sequence ATGTCTAAACCTTTTGAATTAACTTCAAACTTTAAACCCGCAGGCGATCAACCCATTGCGATCAAAGAGTTGATTCATGGATTGGAAGCGGGCTTAGCCTACCAAACATTGTTGGGTGTAACCGGTTCGGGTAAGACGTTTAGTATTGCGCATGTCATGCAAAAAATTCAGCGCCCGGTTCTGATTTTGGCGCCTAATAAAACCTTGGCAGCGCAGTTGTATGGTGAGATGCGGAGTTTTTTTCCGCATAATGCAGTGGAATATTTTGTTTCTTATTATGATTATTATCAACCTGAGGCCTATGTTCCAACGACAGATACTTTTATTGAAAAGGATGCGGCGGTTAATGAACATATCGAACAAATGCGTTTATCGGCTACTAAATCATTGTTAGAACGTCGAGATGTTGTGATTGTCGCCACGGTATCTGCTATTTATGGTTTAGGTGATCCTAATACTTACATCGATATGATGTTACATATGCGCCGAGGCGATCAAATCGATCAACGTTTTATTTTAAGACGTTTGACTGAGCTACAATATAGTCGTAACGACATGGATTTTCGTCGTGCTACTTACCGTGTGCGTGGTGATGTGATTGATGTTTATCCGGCGGAGTCAGCAGAAGAAGCGGTACGTATTGAATTACTGGATGACACGATAGAGCATCTTGGTTATTTTGATCCGTTAACTGGTGAATTACTTAGACGAGTACCGCGTTTAACTATTTATCCAAAAACTCATTATGTAACTCCGCGAGATAAAATTTTAAACGCCGTTGAATCAATTAAAATTGAACTAAAAGAACGTTTGGCACAACTACATGCGGCTAATAAATTAGTAGAATTTCAACGTTTAGAGCAGCGTACGCGTTTTGATATCGAGATGCTTTTAGAGTTAGGATATTGTAATGGAATAGAAAATTATTCCCGATATTTATCCGGTCGCGCTGCAGGTCAACCGCCGCCTACTTTAATGGATTATTTGCCGAAAGATGCATTGTTGGTGATTGATGAATCTCACGTTACGGTTCCACAATTGGGTGCGATGTATAAAGGTGATCGTTCCCGAAAAGAAACTTTAGTCGAGTATGGTTTTCGTTTGCCTTCTGCTTTAGATAATAGGCCCTTACAGTTCCAAGAGTTTTCTGATTTAGCCTTTCAAACTATTTATGTTTCTGCAACGCCGAGTATTTATGAAATTGAACACTCGGGTGCAGTGGTAGAGCAAGTTATCAGGCCCACAGGTTTAGTTGATCCCTTGCTTGAAGTAAGACCTGTTGCGACACAAGTTGATGATTTGCTTTCTGAGATTAATCGTTGTGTTGCAAAAAACGAACGTGTTTTAGTTACAACCTTAACAAAACGTTTATCTGAAGACTTAACAGAATACCTTGCCGAACATGGGGTGAAAGTACGTTATCTGCATTCAGATATTGATACGGTCGAGCGAGTCGAAATTATTCGTGATTTGCGCTTAGGTAAATTTGATGTTTTGGTTGGAATTAATTTGCTGCGCGAAGGGCTGGATATGCCAGAGGTTGCACTTGTTGCAATCCTGGATGCGGATAAAGAAGGATTTTTACGTTCTGAACGTTCTTTAATTCAAACGATAGGTCGCGCAGCCCGACACATCGACGGTCGAGCAATTCTATATGCGGATAAAATAACTGGCTCGATGCAAAAAGCGATAGCTGAAACCGAGAGACGTCGTACTAAGCAGCTAGCTTTTAATAAAAAACATCACATTACTCCTAAAGGAATCGCAAAAGCAGTGCATGATATTCTTGAGGGCGCGCGATCCGATGTTTCAACGAATAAACAACATTTGTTAAAAGTAGCTGAAGAGCAAGCTTATTATGCGGCTTTATCTCCAGAAGAACTTGCCAAAAAAATTAAGCAATTAGAACGCGAAATGTTTAATTATGCAAAAAACTTGCAGTTTGAAGAAGCAGCTGAAGTGCGCGACCAATTAAAAAAACTTAAAGAAAAAATAATGGGAATTGATTAA
- a CDS encoding pyridoxal phosphate-dependent aminotransferase, with the protein MHINLSHRVSQINPSPTLSLSAAANRLKASGKPIINLTVGEPDFDTPEHIKQAARLALDEGYTKYTAVDGIMRLKQAVVDKFRLQNQLNYSLDQVIVSSGAKQSIYNLMQSLLNPGDEVIIPAPYWVSYPDMALLAEAKPVFISSSIESCLKITPEQLEAAINEKTRLFIINSPSNPTGMVYTHAELNALAKVLLRHPSVFILTDDIYEHIYWDNAPFKNILNVCPELYDRTLVLNGCSKAYAMTGWRIGYAAGPKEVMLAMSNIQSQSTSNPNSIAQFAAIAALTGNQDCVQAMNKIYHQRHTFFSEGLNQIPGVHCLFAQGAFYCFPSFHNFIGNDKKFASDHELANYLLNSANLATVPGSAFGAPGYLRLSFALDNASLEKALVQLKTALMHLT; encoded by the coding sequence ATGCATATAAATCTCTCACATCGCGTTTCTCAAATTAACCCTTCACCTACTTTAAGTCTGTCTGCAGCAGCCAATCGACTTAAAGCCAGCGGTAAACCTATCATTAATCTAACCGTAGGTGAACCTGATTTTGATACGCCTGAACATATAAAACAAGCGGCTCGCTTAGCTTTAGATGAGGGATACACGAAATACACTGCTGTCGACGGTATCATGCGTTTAAAACAAGCGGTGGTTGATAAATTTAGATTGCAAAACCAACTAAATTACTCATTGGATCAAGTGATTGTTTCGAGTGGAGCTAAACAATCTATTTATAATTTGATGCAATCTTTATTAAATCCAGGTGACGAAGTTATTATCCCGGCACCCTATTGGGTTTCCTACCCAGATATGGCATTACTCGCAGAGGCAAAGCCGGTTTTTATCTCCAGTTCTATTGAGTCTTGCTTAAAAATTACACCCGAGCAATTGGAAGCAGCGATTAATGAAAAAACTCGGCTTTTTATAATTAATAGTCCTTCTAACCCTACTGGCATGGTCTACACGCATGCAGAACTCAATGCACTGGCTAAAGTTTTATTACGTCACCCATCCGTATTTATACTTACTGATGACATTTATGAGCATATTTACTGGGATAATGCACCCTTCAAAAATATTCTCAATGTATGTCCGGAATTATATGATAGAACATTAGTCTTAAATGGTTGTTCAAAGGCTTATGCGATGACTGGCTGGCGAATTGGTTATGCGGCTGGACCTAAAGAAGTCATGCTCGCCATGTCCAATATACAATCACAAAGTACCTCTAATCCTAATTCTATTGCCCAATTTGCAGCTATCGCTGCTTTAACCGGTAATCAAGATTGCGTGCAGGCTATGAATAAGATTTATCATCAACGCCATACATTTTTTTCAGAAGGGCTTAATCAAATTCCTGGAGTACATTGTTTATTCGCACAAGGAGCCTTTTATTGCTTTCCTTCGTTTCACAACTTTATTGGAAACGATAAAAAGTTTGCTTCTGATCATGAATTAGCTAATTACTTGCTCAACAGTGCGAACCTCGCTACTGTTCCTGGTTCAGCTTTTGGCGCACCGGGTTATTTACGTCTTTCTTTTGCACTTGATAATGCCAGCCTAGAAAAAGCATTAGTCCAATTAAAAACTGCATTAATGCATCTGACTTAA
- the recR gene encoding recombination mediator RecR: protein MAFSPLITQMIAQFCCLPGVGPKSAQRMVFHLLERARADGSALAKIIEQAIQEVGNCEQCRSLSETPICTLCSSPNRDTSLLCVVETPVDVLAIEQTASYRGYYFVLMGRLSPLDGIGPEELGIKHFVHRINTQPPQEIILATNPTVEGEATAHYLTELIKQKGIKISRIAHGVPLGSELEFIDNHTLARSLFARVTV from the coding sequence ATGGCATTTAGCCCTTTGATCACACAAATGATCGCACAATTTTGTTGCTTGCCAGGAGTAGGACCTAAATCTGCGCAGCGCATGGTCTTTCATTTACTAGAAAGAGCACGCGCGGATGGTTCAGCGTTAGCAAAAATTATTGAGCAAGCGATTCAAGAAGTTGGAAATTGCGAGCAATGTCGAAGCTTAAGCGAAACACCTATTTGTACATTATGTTCAAGCCCAAATCGAGATACTAGTCTACTCTGTGTGGTTGAAACACCGGTTGATGTACTCGCTATCGAGCAAACGGCCAGCTATCGTGGTTATTATTTTGTTCTAATGGGCCGCTTGTCACCACTCGATGGCATAGGACCTGAAGAGTTAGGTATAAAGCATTTTGTTCACCGTATTAATACGCAGCCACCGCAAGAAATTATTTTAGCGACTAATCCCACCGTAGAAGGCGAAGCGACCGCGCACTACCTCACTGAGTTGATTAAACAAAAAGGGATTAAGATCAGTCGCATCGCGCATGGTGTCCCATTAGGTAGCGAGCTAGAGTTTATTGATAATCATACGCTAGCTCGTTCATTGTTTGCACGCGTAACTGTTTAA